The genomic stretch TCTCCAGCCTGAGATGGAGCACTGAACCACCCTCTAAAAAGTTGAGGCCCCCACCACCCCCAGCTGGCCAGATGACTGGCTAATTGGAGAAACACTTGTAAAGAGAAACAGGGTGTGGTGGCCTCCTTAAATATTGCATGACAAAAATCGGTTCATCATAAGGGTCGGATTCAAATCATAATTGCAATTTGGTTAGAGTACAGCTCATCCACACATGACCATGATAAGAAAGTCCtgtcaattaaaataaaatgcataggcatacatgtacactaccggtcaaaagttttagaacacctacacattcaagggtttttctttatttgttactattttctacattgtagaataatagtgaagatatcaaaactatgaaataacacatatggaatcatgtagtaaccaaaaaagtgttatacaaatcaaaatatattttatattcttcaaatagccaccctttgcattgatgacagctttgcacactcttggcattctctcaaccagcttcacctggaatgcttttccaacagtcttgaaggagttcccacatatgctgggcactatattttgatttgtataacacttttatggttactacatgattccatatgtgttatttcatagttttgatgtcttcactattattctacaatgtcggaaatagtaaaaataaagaaaaacccttgaatgagtaggtgctctaaaacgtttgaccggtagtgtatgtgtctACAAAACACGTCTTAAGAGTCCCCCTAGACTATTTCCCTGCTCAGACATCTGTGGATGATATTTCTAAGTGTCCTCAACTTAACCAAGCTGTGTTTCCCAAGACATACAAGAGCCTGTCTTTAGTAAGCAAGGTAAACAGTATATTGGTCATATAGACACTGCTAAGTATGTGAACATCTGGTAGTTGAAGGGTTAAAGCAGGGGGAGATTGTGATCCACTTTGAGTGTGTTCCACTGCAGCCAGATTCTTCTGAGTGTTCTATTGTCCAGCACTGGCCTCTCTTGCCCCCCTTGCTGGTGCAATTGCAACATTCTCATGTGAATTTCCACCCAGAAGACTGACCATGACCAATCCTCTGTCAATTGGAACCAATTGCTCACAGGGCATCCTTCACCTTCTTTTTATGTAGCAGTATGCTGTGGCAGACACCAGGACCTCTGAGCCGTCCCTCCCTCCACATTGATTTGGCTTTaagacccagtgtgtgtgtgtgtgtgtgtgtgtactgaactGGAAAAGTTTTTTTGAAGGGGCAGACTGCTCCAAAGCTCTTGAGCTTGTCAGCCTGGCTCCTGGAGTCTGTGCAGTCACTGGGTTTGTACTGGCAGAcatggcattgttggttaaataAGGCTTGCTAAATGAATGGGCACATTTTAACGAGCCTCTGCTAGAAGCCTTGAACCCACATATCACACAACTAAATTGAGATGCTGCATTTTGGGAGATGTTTTGAAGCAATTGATTTGATACATTGACTTGTTTATCAAATAGTAAGCCTACTAGTTTTATGAACATGCATGGTTTTTCTCTTTTGATCATCTTTGCACTCACCTGTGGAACCCACATAATATTATACAAAACACAAGAAAGGGCGCACCACATTGATTtgctcacaaaaacaaaaaactctTAATTTGTGATCCATTACCAATATATAATGGtataatatatatgtatatggcCCAGGGACCAAGACTGATCTACATAGTGATATGTCCTTTTCTTCACACTGTCAAGCATACTACGACACCCAGTGGTAGGGCTAGAGAACATGTTATTGAGTTCTGTCGGTGTGTCGCACTATAAAAATAACTTAATTTGGATTTATAGATATGTCTTATTCTTCATTCAATTATTTCATAACATTTTTAGACTTCTTGTTCTTGACATTACAACAGCACTGTTCCTAAGATTTGTATGCGACTTGTAAGCAAACGGACTTCTATGAGTGTCGTAAAGTTGTTTTTCGCACAGTGCATGCTTTACGGCAGCAATCATTTTGACAGGCAGAAGCTAGCCTAGCAACAAACTTTAGTAGTTATTAGTTAGCTACAGTACATGAGTTGGGTTAGCTACAGAAAAGACATGATATACTTTAGAAACAAAAGATTCGCAACTCGTGGCAACTTTAACCGTCAAAGCAACTTTTTTcgttctagctaacgttagctggctaaacGCACTGTCTGCATGCGAACAATAACGAAATCAACAACAACATGCCAACCATGGGAATAGCTGAAATAGATTCAAGCAGTCTCGACGGGGAGCTAACATGCAGCAAAGAAGTGGTGGtgatggagggagacagggaagacCTCGGGACGCTGTGTGCTGAAGAAGATTTGGTGGCATCCGCGCTTGCTGCCACTGTCACCTCTCAAGTTATTGTGGAAGAACTGAGAAGGCTTGGGTTATGTTCAAACATAGAGGGAGACGTGGAATACGTACCATACGAGTCTGAACTGCAAATGTCAGACATCAAAAGGCTTATTACCAAGGACTTGTCAGAGCCTTATTCGATTTATACATATAGGTATTTCATTCATAACTGGCCTCAACTCTGCTTCCTGGTACGTAGAGCTATAaagt from Coregonus clupeaformis isolate EN_2021a chromosome 29, ASM2061545v1, whole genome shotgun sequence encodes the following:
- the naa30 gene encoding N-alpha-acetyltransferase 30, which encodes MPTMGIAEIDSSSLDGELTCSKEVVVMEGDREDLGTLCAEEDLVASALAATVTSQVIVEELRRLGLCSNIEGDVEYVPYESELQMSDIKRLITKDLSEPYSIYTYRYFIHNWPQLCFLAMVDKDCVGAIVCKLDMHKKIHRGYIAMLAVDSRYRRKGIGTYLVKKAIYAMMDEDCDEVVLETEITNQSAQKLYENLGFVRDKRLFQYYLNGVDALRLKLWLR